The Deinococcus multiflagellatus genome includes the window GCGCGGGTGATCTGAACACCCTTAGGCTGGCCGGTTGACCCTGAGGTGTAAATCACATACGCCAGGTGCTCCCCATGAGCCTCACCCGGTACGTTCTCTCCGGGCAATGCGGCGCTTAGCTCTTCCAGAAACACCTTCACTGTCCCTGGCTCCGTCTCAAGCACTCCGGTTAAGGTTCGCTCCGTCAGCAGGATTCGCGTTCCTGAATCCCGGAGCATGAATTTCACTCGTTCACCTGGGTATTCCGGGTCAAGCGGGACATAGGCTCCGCCTGCCTTCAAGATCCCCAGGACGGCTACGATCAGGTTCGGGTTGCGAGGCGTGCAGATCCCTACCAGTACATCTGGCCCGACACCCAGAGCGCGAAGGTGATGGGCGAGCCGGTTGGCGCGCAGGTTCAGTTCCTGATAGGTCAGTTCCTGTCCCTCGAACTCGATCGCTGTGCGCTCTGGATTCAGTTGAGCCTGCTGTTCAAAGAGGCTTACCACATTCTCTTGCGGGTGGCCAGTCGACGTGTCATTCCACACCT containing:
- a CDS encoding AMP-binding protein; this translates as MVSLFEQQAQLNPERTAIEFEGQELTYQELNLRANRLAHHLRALGVGPDVLVGICTPRNPNLIVAVLGILKAGGAYVPLDPEYPGERVKFMLRDSGTRILLTERTLTGVLETEPGTVKVFLEELSAALPGENVPGEAHGEHLAYVIYTSGSTGQPKGVQITRA